A window from Phaeocystidibacter marisrubri encodes these proteins:
- a CDS encoding SPOR domain-containing protein translates to MKRILHLLFVPLTFSTMATAQNQGDWSAVPYASNSFMYGDSDFNHPTKALSPGAGFQLQYTAYSNLQVYGDLTYGSANGGNSSFYFETQFLQGSLGLQYDVLGAISKDWKLQGNLDLSLGWSYLQAVGFDAATNDLIAKVPAEGAFSSAPVLGIGGNFSYPLSNQVDIMAGYRMYMMYDHDWVDARKGGEHDDYIGQAFIGLRFALNGHTPMAEVTQEDYDDLVAAKRKAEQDRDEAQEELETSRRRYDAQIEDLYNVLSIMNNNIDSLNDKITVLRTNPNASNEAGVSEYTVNNPAGTTSANAADAMWRIVIGSFPTAEGAREFADRKPVQGGDYKVVFIEDLKTYRVVYNSYGSLAAAKADLTTVRHVIGEAWIIKF, encoded by the coding sequence ATGAAGAGAATACTACACTTGCTATTTGTACCTCTCACCTTTAGTACAATGGCCACTGCGCAAAACCAAGGAGATTGGTCGGCAGTACCTTATGCTTCGAATAGTTTCATGTATGGAGACTCCGATTTCAACCACCCTACCAAGGCTTTGAGTCCGGGTGCTGGTTTTCAACTTCAGTACACGGCATATTCCAATCTTCAGGTATACGGTGACCTCACCTATGGCTCTGCCAATGGAGGAAACTCCAGCTTCTATTTTGAAACTCAATTTTTACAAGGCTCCCTCGGACTTCAATACGATGTGCTCGGTGCCATTTCGAAAGACTGGAAGCTTCAAGGTAATCTCGATTTGAGTCTGGGCTGGAGTTATCTTCAAGCGGTAGGTTTTGATGCCGCTACGAATGATTTGATTGCCAAGGTTCCGGCTGAAGGTGCTTTTTCAAGCGCTCCTGTTTTGGGGATAGGAGGAAACTTCAGCTATCCATTGAGCAATCAAGTGGACATCATGGCGGGATACCGCATGTATATGATGTACGATCACGACTGGGTAGATGCTCGCAAAGGTGGTGAACACGACGATTATATTGGTCAGGCGTTTATCGGTCTTCGATTTGCCCTGAACGGACATACGCCAATGGCAGAAGTTACGCAAGAAGATTATGACGACTTGGTAGCAGCCAAGCGCAAAGCGGAACAAGACAGAGACGAAGCTCAAGAAGAACTTGAAACTTCTCGTCGCCGTTACGACGCCCAAATTGAAGACCTCTACAATGTTCTCTCTATCATGAACAACAATATTGATAGCTTGAACGATAAAATTACGGTGCTGCGCACCAATCCAAACGCGTCTAATGAAGCGGGTGTAAGTGAGTACACCGTAAACAACCCTGCGGGCACCACCTCTGCAAATGCAGCTGATGCCATGTGGAGAATTGTTATTGGTAGCTTCCCTACAGCAGAAGGCGCACGTGAATTTGCCGATCGCAAACCGGTTCAAGGAGGAGATTACAAAGTGGTCTTTATTGAAGACTTAAAAACGTATCGAGTGGTTTACAATAGCTATGGCTCACTTGCCGCAGCAAAAGCCGACCTCACCACGGTTCGTCACGTTATTGGAGAAGCCTGGATCATTAAATTCTAA
- a CDS encoding electron transfer flavoprotein subunit beta/FixA family protein codes for MKILVCISHVPDTTSKINFVNDNTEFDTNGVQFIINPYDEFGLTKAIQLKEANGGTVTAINVGDATTEPTLRKALAIGADDAIRVNANPTDAYFVAEQLAAVAKDGGYDLIICGQESIDYNGGQVGGMLAALLDLPFASPCVGLDIDGSTATVLREIDGGKEKSTMSLPIVLGGKKGLVEEKDLRIPNMRGIMTARTKPLATVEAVSADARTTAVKFEKPAAKAAVKLVDSAEELVQLLHNEAKAI; via the coding sequence ATGAAGATATTAGTTTGTATTAGTCACGTTCCGGACACCACGTCCAAGATTAACTTTGTGAACGACAATACGGAATTCGACACCAATGGTGTTCAATTCATCATCAACCCATACGACGAGTTTGGTCTAACCAAGGCCATCCAGTTGAAAGAGGCAAATGGCGGCACGGTAACCGCAATCAATGTTGGCGACGCTACCACCGAACCTACACTTCGTAAAGCACTGGCTATTGGCGCAGACGATGCCATTCGCGTAAATGCCAATCCAACCGACGCATATTTCGTTGCTGAGCAGCTCGCTGCTGTGGCGAAAGATGGCGGTTACGACTTGATTATTTGTGGTCAAGAATCCATCGATTACAACGGAGGTCAAGTTGGAGGTATGCTTGCAGCCCTTCTCGATCTTCCATTTGCCAGCCCTTGTGTTGGTTTGGATATTGACGGTTCTACAGCCACTGTTCTTCGCGAAATTGATGGCGGAAAAGAGAAGAGTACTATGTCACTTCCTATCGTCCTTGGAGGTAAAAAAGGATTGGTGGAAGAAAAGGATCTCCGCATTCCAAACATGCGTGGCATCATGACGGCTCGTACAAAGCCATTGGCAACGGTTGAAGCCGTTTCTGCCGATGCGCGTACAACGGCTGTGAAATTTGAAAAGCCTGCAGCGAAGGCCGCTGTGAAATTGGTTGATTCAGCAGAAGAGCTAGTTCAACTACTACACAACGAAGCAAAAGCGATTTAA
- the clpP gene encoding ATP-dependent Clp endopeptidase proteolytic subunit ClpP, translated as MDFGKEFKKYATKHQGIQSMYVDQYVDASLTPYIIEERQLNVAQMDVFSRLMMDRIIFLGTGVNDQIANIVQAQLLFLESADAKKDIQIYMNSPGGSVYAGLGIYDTMQVVSPDVATICTGMAASMAAVLLCAGAEGKRTALPHSRVMIHQPMGGAQGQVSDMEITLKETIKLKNELYDIISKHSGKPFEDVERDSDRDYWMTAAEAKAYGMIDEVLVTKKGAK; from the coding sequence ATGGATTTCGGTAAAGAATTCAAGAAATACGCGACGAAGCATCAGGGGATTCAGAGCATGTACGTAGATCAATACGTAGATGCTTCCCTGACCCCTTATATCATCGAAGAGCGTCAGCTCAACGTAGCTCAAATGGACGTTTTCTCTCGTTTGATGATGGATCGCATCATCTTTCTAGGGACAGGCGTAAATGATCAGATTGCGAATATTGTTCAAGCGCAACTTCTCTTCTTGGAGAGTGCAGATGCGAAGAAGGATATTCAGATTTACATGAATTCCCCAGGAGGAAGCGTATACGCTGGCTTGGGTATTTATGATACCATGCAAGTGGTCTCTCCAGATGTGGCTACAATTTGTACAGGTATGGCCGCGTCTATGGCTGCTGTACTTCTTTGTGCAGGTGCTGAGGGAAAACGTACGGCGCTACCACATTCTCGCGTTATGATTCATCAGCCAATGGGTGGAGCTCAAGGTCAGGTTTCTGATATGGAAATTACCTTGAAGGAAACGATCAAGCTGAAGAACGAACTTTACGATATTATTTCTAAGCATTCCGGTAAGCCTTTTGAGGATGTAGAGCGCGACAGTGATCGCGATTACTGGATGACTGCGGCAGAAGCCAAAGCCTATGGAATGATTGATGAAGTTCTCGTAACCAAGAAGGGAGCGAAATAA
- a CDS encoding electron transfer flavoprotein subunit alpha/FixB family protein codes for MAVIVFAESWEGKFKKITNEAVSYAHGLAEAEGTNVIAVAVGALESDPAELGKYGASEVVTVEGDAFASFNASVWATAIAEVAEAKGAKHIVLSGTNNGKMIGPMLSVKAGASYISNAIDIPSNFAPFTVRRNAFSNKGLVDYQTNAEKVVVSIVPNALGVKETGGSASVSSHSSSAAADSRVNVIDVDRVKGKIPLPEADLVVSAGRGMKAPENWTMIEELADVLGAGTACSKPVSDIGWRPHSEHVGQTGIQINPSLYIAVGISGAIQHLAGVSGSKTIVVINNDPEAPFFKAADYGIVGDAFEVVPKLTEALKSFKANQ; via the coding sequence ATGGCAGTTATTGTATTTGCTGAATCCTGGGAAGGAAAATTTAAGAAAATCACCAACGAAGCAGTTAGCTACGCACACGGTCTAGCCGAAGCGGAAGGCACAAATGTCATCGCAGTTGCTGTAGGCGCACTTGAAAGCGACCCTGCCGAATTGGGAAAATATGGCGCAAGTGAAGTTGTTACCGTTGAAGGGGACGCATTTGCTTCATTTAATGCCTCAGTTTGGGCCACTGCAATTGCAGAAGTAGCCGAAGCTAAAGGTGCAAAACACATCGTTCTTAGCGGAACGAACAACGGCAAGATGATTGGCCCAATGTTGAGCGTTAAAGCAGGTGCATCATACATCAGCAACGCGATTGATATCCCAAGCAACTTTGCTCCTTTCACTGTTCGCAGAAATGCATTCTCCAACAAAGGCTTGGTAGATTACCAAACCAACGCAGAAAAAGTGGTTGTGAGCATTGTACCCAACGCATTGGGAGTTAAAGAAACAGGCGGAAGCGCTTCGGTTTCTTCTCACTCCAGCTCCGCTGCTGCTGACTCACGTGTTAACGTAATTGACGTAGATCGCGTGAAAGGCAAAATTCCACTTCCAGAAGCTGACCTAGTGGTAAGTGCTGGTAGAGGTATGAAAGCTCCAGAGAACTGGACCATGATTGAAGAACTCGCTGATGTTCTTGGCGCTGGTACCGCATGTTCTAAGCCAGTTAGTGATATTGGATGGCGTCCTCACAGCGAGCACGTTGGACAAACTGGTATTCAAATTAACCCTTCACTGTACATTGCAGTTGGTATTTCCGGCGCAATTCAACACCTTGCAGGTGTAAGTGGATCAAAAACAATTGTGGTAATCAACAACGACCCAGAAGCTCCTTTCTTCAAAGCAGCGGATTACGGTATTGTTGGCGACGCTTTTGAAGTTGTTCCAAAGTTGACAGAAGCACTTAAAAGCTTCAAAGCCAACCAGTAA
- the thyA gene encoding thymidylate synthase, with protein MKQYHDLMQHVLDNGVKKDDRTGTGTISVFGYQMRFDLNEGFPLMTTKKLHIKSILHELLWFIQGDTNIQYLDQNGVRIWDDWPFAKFQMSEAYNGETIREFAERVATDDNFAKQWGDLGPVYGYQWRSWPTPNGESVDQLLNVIEQIKNTPDSRRLIVSAWNPGMIQDMALPPCHAFFQFYVADGKLSCQLYQRSADIFLGVPFNIASYAMLTHMIAQACNLEVGDFVHTLGDAHIYLNHIDQVKEQLSRDFRTLPKLVINPSVKNILDFKFDDFAIEGYDPHPHIKAQVAV; from the coding sequence ATGAAGCAGTATCACGACCTCATGCAGCACGTGCTCGATAACGGAGTGAAGAAAGACGACCGTACAGGCACAGGAACCATCAGCGTATTTGGCTATCAAATGCGATTTGACTTGAACGAAGGGTTCCCGCTCATGACGACTAAAAAGCTCCATATCAAGTCCATTCTTCACGAGTTGCTTTGGTTTATTCAAGGCGACACCAACATACAGTATCTCGATCAAAACGGTGTGCGCATTTGGGACGATTGGCCATTTGCCAAGTTCCAGATGTCGGAGGCCTACAACGGCGAAACCATTCGTGAATTCGCCGAGCGCGTTGCAACTGACGATAACTTTGCCAAACAATGGGGCGACTTAGGTCCTGTTTATGGTTACCAGTGGAGGTCTTGGCCTACACCGAACGGAGAGTCCGTAGACCAACTATTGAATGTGATCGAACAAATCAAGAACACTCCAGATTCTCGAAGACTCATTGTGTCCGCATGGAACCCGGGAATGATACAAGATATGGCCCTTCCTCCTTGCCACGCTTTCTTCCAGTTTTATGTAGCCGACGGTAAGTTGAGCTGCCAACTGTACCAACGAAGTGCTGACATCTTCTTGGGAGTACCTTTCAATATTGCTAGTTATGCCATGTTGACCCACATGATTGCACAAGCGTGCAACTTAGAAGTCGGGGATTTTGTGCATACTCTTGGTGATGCTCACATTTACTTGAACCACATCGATCAAGTGAAAGAACAACTCTCTCGCGATTTCAGAACACTCCCAAAACTGGTAATCAATCCAAGCGTTAAGAATATTCTGGATTTTAAGTTCGATGATTTCGCGATTGAAGGTTACGATCCACATCCTCACATCAAAGCTCAAGTTGCCGTGTAA
- the tig gene encoding trigger factor produces MNISKRQIDDLNVVVTIQVTPEDYADKVKEILEDYRRNAKIPGFRPGKVPAGMVKRQYGKAVTIDEVNKLLQNSIFEYIQEEKLDILGNPLPVQKEDIDWDSTEPIDFEFELGLTPSFELPINKKTKVAYHTIKLDSKAIDNEVEGVARRYGKMSEPESTELEDILYGILEQVDADGNTVEGGFNKEARFAVKELKTKKKQGEAMKMAKGDVIDINPSKDFVADFNVTGALGVSADDLKNMEGVKFTLSNVYRIEPAELNQELFDKVFGEGVVTSEEEFRAKLEEEMGKAYGQETDNFFLNTVSDMLMDKVEFDLPVAFLKKWMRTAGETPITEEEVEAQWDNTAKGLKWQLIENKLVKDNHLHVHKEELEDYAAGYVRQQMAQFGQANLDDEQVKNIAQSVIQDQEQAQGMSDRILNDKMIAFFKENLKLDEKAVSYDEFVKLVNEQK; encoded by the coding sequence ATGAACATCTCAAAGCGACAAATAGATGACCTCAATGTGGTTGTAACGATTCAAGTTACACCCGAAGACTACGCTGATAAGGTAAAAGAGATCCTTGAGGATTATCGCCGTAACGCTAAGATTCCAGGTTTCCGTCCAGGTAAAGTTCCTGCGGGAATGGTGAAGCGTCAGTACGGTAAAGCGGTTACTATTGATGAGGTGAACAAGTTGCTACAGAACAGCATCTTTGAATACATTCAAGAAGAAAAGCTCGATATTCTCGGCAATCCACTTCCTGTTCAAAAGGAAGATATCGATTGGGATTCAACTGAGCCAATCGACTTCGAATTTGAGTTGGGACTTACTCCATCTTTCGAGCTTCCAATCAACAAGAAGACGAAGGTAGCTTACCACACCATTAAGCTCGATAGCAAGGCCATTGACAATGAAGTTGAAGGTGTTGCTCGCCGTTATGGCAAAATGAGTGAACCAGAATCAACAGAGCTAGAAGACATCCTTTACGGTATTCTTGAGCAAGTTGATGCCGATGGAAATACAGTAGAAGGTGGCTTCAATAAAGAAGCTCGTTTCGCTGTAAAAGAGTTGAAGACAAAGAAGAAGCAAGGTGAGGCGATGAAAATGGCCAAGGGTGATGTGATCGATATCAACCCGTCTAAGGACTTTGTGGCTGATTTCAACGTAACCGGTGCTTTGGGTGTCTCTGCAGACGACCTCAAGAACATGGAAGGTGTGAAGTTCACTCTTTCTAATGTTTACCGCATTGAGCCAGCTGAGTTGAACCAAGAGTTGTTCGACAAGGTGTTTGGAGAAGGTGTGGTTACTTCAGAGGAGGAGTTCCGCGCTAAGCTCGAAGAAGAAATGGGCAAGGCTTACGGTCAGGAAACTGACAACTTCTTCTTGAACACGGTTAGCGATATGCTAATGGACAAGGTAGAGTTTGATCTTCCTGTGGCCTTCTTGAAGAAGTGGATGCGTACTGCTGGTGAAACTCCAATTACTGAAGAAGAAGTGGAAGCACAGTGGGACAACACTGCTAAAGGTTTGAAGTGGCAGTTGATCGAGAACAAACTCGTTAAAGACAACCACCTTCACGTTCACAAAGAAGAGTTGGAAGACTACGCTGCAGGATACGTTCGTCAACAAATGGCACAATTCGGTCAAGCGAACCTCGACGATGAGCAAGTGAAGAACATTGCTCAAAGTGTTATTCAAGATCAAGAGCAAGCTCAAGGCATGTCTGATCGTATTTTGAACGACAAGATGATCGCGTTCTTTAAGGAAAACTTGAAGCTGGATGAGAAGGCTGTTTCCTATGACGAATTTGTTAAATTGGTGAACGAACAAAAGTGA
- a CDS encoding NupC/NupG family nucleoside CNT transporter, giving the protein MRFKFIALIAIVFTSAIFVTGIIVGDNKKLETPEAVAPPTLSGKYGFEGIRSTSGNSLLPVTESDSLVIREDSSFSYFLASKNNLLAQGTWEASEGQLVFHYTQPSDTTRFYEVTALSDSILAIREGSVQFSFQRIIPKKPFITSTKIEFAFSINHIGRGMMGLMLLVIIGYIFSKDKRNIKWKQIGIGLLFQLVIAFGVLHVKAVQTGIDAVSKLFVKLLGFTYEGSLFLFGSLVQNTDSFGYIFAFQVLPTVIFFSALTSLLYYYGILQKVVYAFAWVMRRTMGLSGAESLAAAGNIFLGQTEAPLLVKPYITGMTKSELLCLMSGGMATIAGGVLAAFITFLGDGNPAQELYFAKHLLAASVMSAPAAIISAKLLVPETKEVNTDMKISENKIGSNWLEAISNGTTDGLKLAINVGAMLLVFTAFIYMFNSFLGDFLGDVTGWNGKIAEFSNGQYKELSLQFILGYTLSPLTWLMGVDGADTLAVGQLLGEKTILNEFYAYTTMGNMIHSGAFLESRSAMIATYILCGFANFASIGIQIGGIGSLAPSRRGELSKLGLRALLAGTMASLFTAAIVGMLT; this is encoded by the coding sequence ATGCGATTTAAGTTCATCGCACTCATTGCTATTGTCTTCACCTCGGCCATTTTTGTCACTGGCATTATTGTGGGCGACAATAAAAAACTGGAGACTCCTGAGGCAGTTGCACCACCCACACTTTCCGGTAAATACGGGTTTGAAGGAATTCGAAGCACGAGTGGAAATTCTTTGCTTCCCGTAACAGAGAGTGATTCTTTAGTCATTCGCGAAGATTCTTCATTCTCCTATTTCCTCGCCTCAAAAAACAACTTGCTGGCCCAGGGTACTTGGGAAGCAAGTGAAGGTCAGTTGGTGTTTCACTACACACAACCTTCTGACACAACACGATTTTACGAAGTAACCGCACTTTCAGATAGCATTCTTGCCATTCGCGAAGGAAGTGTTCAGTTCTCGTTTCAACGCATCATCCCTAAGAAACCCTTTATCACCTCAACGAAAATTGAATTCGCATTTTCCATCAACCACATCGGGCGAGGGATGATGGGACTTATGCTCCTGGTGATCATTGGCTATATCTTCTCGAAAGACAAGCGAAATATCAAGTGGAAGCAGATTGGAATCGGATTGCTTTTTCAATTGGTCATTGCATTTGGAGTGCTTCACGTGAAAGCCGTTCAAACCGGTATTGATGCCGTTAGTAAACTGTTCGTCAAGCTACTCGGCTTCACCTATGAAGGCTCTTTGTTCCTCTTCGGATCTCTTGTTCAGAATACCGACAGCTTCGGATACATCTTTGCCTTCCAAGTCTTGCCTACCGTAATTTTCTTCTCTGCACTTACGAGCTTGTTGTATTACTATGGCATCCTCCAGAAGGTTGTTTACGCCTTTGCCTGGGTGATGCGGAGAACCATGGGACTCAGCGGTGCGGAGAGTTTGGCTGCCGCTGGTAACATCTTTTTAGGTCAAACAGAAGCTCCCTTGCTTGTTAAACCCTACATCACGGGTATGACAAAGAGCGAATTGCTTTGCTTGATGAGTGGAGGAATGGCAACCATTGCGGGTGGTGTTCTCGCGGCTTTCATCACTTTTTTAGGAGATGGAAACCCAGCACAAGAACTCTATTTCGCCAAGCACTTGTTGGCCGCCTCAGTGATGTCAGCTCCTGCCGCTATTATCTCTGCAAAACTTCTCGTACCAGAGACAAAGGAGGTGAACACTGACATGAAGATCAGCGAAAATAAGATTGGCTCCAATTGGTTAGAGGCTATTTCAAACGGAACAACCGATGGCTTGAAACTGGCGATTAACGTAGGCGCAATGCTTCTCGTCTTCACCGCTTTCATTTACATGTTTAACTCCTTCCTAGGCGATTTCTTGGGAGATGTAACGGGTTGGAACGGTAAGATTGCCGAGTTCTCAAACGGTCAGTACAAAGAGCTTTCTCTTCAATTCATTTTGGGCTACACCCTTTCGCCTCTCACTTGGTTGATGGGGGTAGATGGCGCCGACACCCTAGCAGTGGGTCAATTACTTGGAGAGAAAACCATCCTAAATGAATTTTACGCCTACACCACCATGGGCAACATGATTCACAGTGGTGCCTTCCTCGAATCTCGAAGCGCAATGATTGCCACGTACATCTTATGTGGATTTGCAAACTTCGCGAGCATCGGAATCCAAATTGGCGGTATCGGCTCACTTGCCCCAAGCAGAAGAGGCGAACTTAGCAAACTAGGACTACGCGCACTTCTCGCCGGAACCATGGCTTCGTTATTTACAGCAGCGATAGTGGGGATGTTGACGTAG
- a CDS encoding DUF3127 domain-containing protein, whose protein sequence is MELTGTVKKVFDEQQISSSFKKREMVLTTEEQYPQSIMVEFVQDKTDLLDRIKEGDRVNVSINIRGREWQSPQGETRYFVSIQGWKIQAEQPAAAAGGSEPPMDSYSASDFPSDEQEDDLPF, encoded by the coding sequence ATGGAATTGACCGGAACCGTAAAGAAGGTATTTGACGAACAGCAAATCTCATCATCTTTCAAAAAAAGAGAGATGGTTTTGACCACAGAAGAACAGTATCCACAATCTATTATGGTGGAGTTTGTTCAAGACAAAACCGATTTGTTGGATCGTATTAAAGAAGGAGATCGCGTAAATGTTTCCATCAATATCCGTGGTCGCGAATGGCAAAGCCCACAAGGTGAAACGAGATATTTCGTAAGCATCCAGGGTTGGAAAATTCAAGCAGAACAACCTGCTGCAGCTGCTGGAGGTTCAGAGCCTCCAATGGATAGCTACTCTGCTTCAGATTTCCCATCTGACGAGCAAGAAGATGATCTTCCGTTCTAA
- a CDS encoding bifunctional nuclease family protein, giving the protein MHKILLTIKGLSYSERQTGAYALILAEENGVRKLPIVIGGFEAQAIAIALEKMVSPPRPLTHDLFKNFAESYGIGVTEIVIHKIKDGVFYANLHCIKDGKTEILDARPSDAVAIAIRFDCPIYTTEEVLQSAGLILQEEESKTAEAQSTSTPPQEAEKPKGENPLESASLKKLNEMMEKAVNSEDYELAARIRDEIDRRESK; this is encoded by the coding sequence ATGCACAAAATACTGTTGACGATTAAAGGTCTATCGTACAGCGAAAGACAAACAGGCGCTTACGCACTCATTCTCGCTGAAGAGAATGGCGTGCGTAAGCTACCTATCGTCATAGGTGGATTTGAAGCCCAAGCCATTGCCATTGCATTGGAAAAAATGGTTTCACCTCCTCGCCCATTGACTCATGACCTTTTCAAGAACTTCGCAGAATCGTATGGCATCGGCGTAACCGAAATTGTGATTCACAAGATCAAGGACGGGGTTTTCTATGCCAATCTTCACTGTATCAAAGACGGAAAAACAGAAATTCTAGATGCACGTCCTTCCGACGCCGTAGCCATTGCCATCCGCTTTGATTGCCCTATTTACACGACAGAAGAAGTACTCCAATCGGCCGGATTGATCCTCCAAGAGGAAGAATCCAAAACTGCAGAAGCTCAATCTACCTCTACCCCTCCACAAGAAGCGGAAAAGCCAAAGGGTGAAAATCCGCTTGAATCTGCGAGTTTGAAAAAACTCAACGAAATGATGGAGAAGGCTGTAAATAGTGAAGACTATGAATTGGCCGCTCGGATTCGAGATGAAATAGACCGACGAGAATCCAAATAA
- the clpX gene encoding ATP-dependent Clp protease ATP-binding subunit ClpX produces the protein MKEKENLSCSFCGRDKKDTNILIAGINGHICDQCILQAYNIVSEELESKEVEDLGEGLKLVKPREIKKFLDDYVIGQDDAKKVLSVAVYNHYKRLLNVSAQKDEIELEKSNIILVGETGTGKTLLARTIAKMLNVPFTIVDATVLTEAGYVGEDVESILTRLLQAANYDTKAAERGIVFIDEIDKIARKSDNPSITRDVSGEGVQQALLKLLEGSKVNVPPQGGRKHPDQKFIELDTKNILFVAGGAFDGIKRHITNRMNTSTVGFQASADRQHVNDDEYLKYIIPQDLKTFGLIPELIGRMPVLTYLNPLDVEAMRQILTEPKNALIKQYAKLFELDDIELKVEDSALEFIVEKANESKLGARGLRGICETIFTDAMFDLPSHEGEKHVLVVDRDYAEQQYKKLGGSKLKAAS, from the coding sequence ATGAAGGAGAAAGAAAATTTGAGTTGTTCGTTTTGTGGGCGCGATAAGAAGGATACAAACATCCTTATCGCGGGTATCAATGGTCATATCTGTGACCAGTGTATTCTGCAAGCGTACAATATTGTCTCTGAAGAACTCGAATCAAAAGAGGTTGAAGATCTTGGTGAAGGCCTAAAATTGGTGAAGCCAAGAGAGATCAAGAAGTTCTTGGATGACTATGTAATTGGTCAGGATGATGCCAAAAAGGTGCTTTCTGTTGCCGTTTACAATCATTACAAGCGCTTGTTGAACGTGTCTGCTCAGAAAGATGAAATCGAACTCGAGAAGTCGAACATCATTTTGGTTGGGGAAACGGGAACGGGAAAAACGCTTCTTGCACGCACCATCGCTAAGATGTTGAATGTGCCTTTTACCATTGTAGATGCAACCGTGTTGACGGAAGCAGGTTATGTGGGTGAAGACGTAGAAAGCATCCTCACTCGTTTGCTTCAAGCGGCAAACTACGACACGAAAGCGGCCGAAAGAGGAATTGTTTTCATCGATGAAATCGACAAGATTGCTCGTAAATCGGATAACCCTTCCATCACCCGCGACGTGAGTGGTGAAGGTGTTCAACAGGCATTGCTGAAATTGTTGGAAGGTTCCAAGGTGAATGTACCGCCACAAGGTGGACGCAAGCACCCTGACCAAAAGTTCATTGAACTCGATACCAAGAACATTCTTTTTGTGGCAGGTGGTGCATTTGATGGCATCAAACGTCACATCACGAACCGAATGAATACGAGTACGGTTGGATTCCAAGCCAGTGCAGATCGTCAGCATGTAAATGACGACGAGTACTTGAAGTACATCATTCCACAGGATTTAAAAACCTTTGGATTGATTCCAGAATTGATCGGTCGTATGCCTGTTCTAACGTATCTCAATCCTCTTGACGTAGAAGCGATGCGTCAAATCCTTACGGAGCCTAAGAATGCACTCATCAAGCAATACGCTAAGTTGTTTGAGCTCGACGATATCGAACTTAAGGTGGAAGATTCAGCACTTGAGTTTATCGTAGAGAAAGCAAATGAGTCGAAGTTAGGTGCTCGTGGTTTGCGCGGTATTTGCGAAACGATTTTCACAGACGCCATGTTCGATCTTCCTTCTCATGAAGGAGAGAAACACGTGCTGGTTGTGGATCGAGACTACGCAGAGCAACAATACAAAAAGCTAGGCGGCTCCAAGCTGAAAGCAGCAAGTTGA
- a CDS encoding dihydrofolate reductase has product MTLTLIAAIDERNALGKDNDLIWNLPDDMKHFVSSTKGHAVIMGRKTFDSIGAKPLPKRHNVVITRDPHYSAEGVSVVNDLQSALDLVRDDDRPFIVGGAQIYALAMPHAQQLEITHIHHDFGDADAFFPEINHEEWKVVKEDFHPVDEKHAQSFTITRYERAAD; this is encoded by the coding sequence ATGACACTTACACTTATCGCCGCCATAGACGAGCGCAACGCGCTAGGTAAAGACAACGATCTCATTTGGAATCTTCCAGACGACATGAAGCACTTTGTTTCATCTACAAAGGGACACGCGGTAATTATGGGCAGAAAGACATTCGACTCCATCGGGGCAAAGCCGCTCCCCAAAAGACACAATGTGGTGATCACGAGAGACCCTCACTATTCTGCTGAAGGTGTAAGTGTTGTCAATGATCTGCAATCCGCATTGGATTTAGTGCGTGATGACGATCGCCCTTTCATTGTTGGAGGTGCCCAGATATATGCACTTGCCATGCCTCATGCTCAACAACTCGAAATCACCCACATTCATCACGACTTTGGTGATGCCGATGCTTTCTTTCCAGAGATCAATCACGAAGAATGGAAGGTGGTAAAAGAGGACTTCCACCCTGTGGATGAAAAACACGCACAGTCTTTTACGATTACGAGGTACGAAAGGGCGGCAGATTAG